TTCGGGAGAATGCGGGGCCTGTAGCTCAGGTGGTTAGAGCGCACGCCTGATAAGCGTGAGGTCGGAAGTTCGAGTCTTCCCAGGCCCATCTCTCTAAAGCGAAGCGCCGCAGGGGTTTTGAGGTTTCGAGGCGCTTTCTGTATTCACGGATCCGGAATGCTCTCCTGTCGCCTCGGTGGGACTGCACCGGAACGCCGTAAGGAGAGGTCCTCAGAACGCGTACTCGACGGCCCGCAGCTCACTCCCGTTGGGTGCCGTCGTGTCCAGATTCAGGATAAGAACGGCCGATGCCGTGCCGTAGGATCTCCGGTACGCCTCCTTCAGCGGCGTCAGGTCGAAACGAAGGTGCGCGGAGATCAGCGCGTCGCACGGATCGTCGTGACCGTTGTGGGCGAGCAACGTGCCGACCTGGACGGGGTGCGACTCGAGCCAACCGTTCCAGGCGACCGCCGCGTAACCGTGTGGCGCGCACCCCCCGCCGTGGGTCACATCGACGTGAAGGAGGTCGCCTTCGATGTGCGCGGACGTGACCGACATCGCGTCGGCGCGCCACCGAGAGGGATCGGATCCGAGCGCGACCCGCACCTCTCCCACCGTATCCGCCGCGACGTACGGGCCGACGACATCTTCGTCGCAGCCGGTCAGGACGGCGAGGGTGGCCGCGCAAGCGAATCTTGCCGTTGGGGTATTCATTGCGACCGTTAGACGCCTTCGACCGCGCGGTGGTTCCGCTCCGGGAGTGCCCTCTCCTTGGAAGAACTGTCCTTCAACCCAGCATCGAGGTACGTTCCGAAACATGCGTCCCAGCACCCGCCGCGAGTCCGTCTTGTCGCCCGGATGTCATAAGACGAGGTCCGCGCTCCATCTCACCCTGGTCCTCGTCTCCGGCACCGCCTGTGGCTCGGGCGCTTCGGCTCCAGCCCCCGCACCGATCCCCCTCGCCTCGGGCGCCGGCGTCGTGACGGGCGGGTCGGACGATTTCATCGAAAGGGCAGCAGCAGCAGCAGCAGCGTATACTCCCGCAGACGTCGAGTTCATGTCGGGAATGATCCCCCATCACGCTCAGGCCATCGTCATGGCCGGCTGGTGTCCGTCCCAGGCCGCCGGCGGGCAGCTCCGGGCGCTTTGTGAACGGATCGCCATCTCGCAGCGGGATGAGATCCGAATGATGCGCGACTGGCTCGCGGAGCGAGGGGAGGTGGTGCCGGATTCGATGGCCACCCGGCACCTGATGCGCATGGGGGATACGATTCACGCGATGCTGATGCCAGGGATGCTCACCGACGAGGAGCTGGCGACCCTGGGACGAGCGCGCGGCACCGAGTTCGACCGCCTCTTTCTCACGGGCATGATCGGGCACCATTTTGGTGCGATCACGATGGTCGAAACCCTCTTTGCCCAGCCCGCGGCGGGGCAAGAGGAGACGGTTTTCCGCTTCGCGTCCGACGTCCTCGCGGACCAATCCGCGGAGATTCAGAGGATGCAGGGAATGCTGGAAGGGATCCCACGTTAGTTCGGGATCCGGGATTCGAGCCGGTGGACTTCACACCCCGCACCGATAGGCGGCACGCATGAACATCAAGAACGGTTGGATCAGACCCCGTACGGTCGTGGCTTACGGAACGCTCGGGCTGCTCGTCGCGGCTTGTGCGATGGGTCCGGAACCGCGCTCCGCGGTGACCCCCGTGGGTACGGCGCCCTCACTCGCGGCTTCCCCGGCACTTCGTTATCCCGCGAACGCGGGCGCGCCGTCGCCCGATCCGCGCGTGGGCCTCAAGCCCGGCTTCGATACCGCCGGTGTTGCGATCTGGAACTTGCGGCTTGTCTCGCACAGGCCGGCTTCCACGGGCTTCACTGGGCGCGGCACGACCGGGTCGGACATCGCCTTCACGGGGGATTATGCCTTCCTCGGGAACTATCGAGGCTTCCAGGTCTGGGATATAGAGGACCCCGCCGATCCAGAGTTCGTCTTGGGATTCATCTGCCCGGCGAGCCAGGGAGATCCCTCGGTCTATGGAAACCTCCTCTTCGTCTCTGGGGAGAGCGCGGGTTCGAGGAACGATTGCGGGATCGATCCCGTCCAGGACTCGATCAGCTTGGACCGGTTCCGCGGGATCCGGATCCTCGACATTTCGGACCTCGCGAACCCGCGTCTGGTCGCGAACGTGCAGACCTGCAGGGGCTCGCACACGCACACGATCGTGACGGACCCCGAGGACACCGAGAACGTCTACGTCTACGTATCCGGGTATTCGAGCATTCGCGCGGCGGAAGAGGTCCCCGGGTGTCAGGATGGGCCTCCGGGCGACGAACTCAGCGCCCGGTTCAGGATCGAGGTCATCCAGGTGCCGCTCGCGAACCCGGAGCAGGCACGGGTCGTGAACTCGCCGCACCTTCTCGCCGATCTCACCGGACGTACCGTTCACGCTCCCCCTCCCGAGCCGGGTGGTGGTGGTGGGCGAGGGGGCGGTGGGGGTGGGGGGGGAGGAGGCGGACCGCAGATCGGGCAGAGCGGCTGTCACGACATCACCGCGTACGGTGCGATGGGCTACGCGGCGGGCGCGTGCGGGGGGTACGGCCTCCTCTTCGATATCCGGGACGTCGTGAATCCGGAGCGCATCTTCGCTGTTGCGGACTCCAACATGTCCTTCTGGCACTCGGCGACCTTCAACAACGACGGGGACAAGCTTCTCTTCTCGGACGAGTGGGGCGGGGGTGGCCAGCCGCGATGCCGCGCGACGGATCCGCTGATCTGGGGGGCGAACGCGATCTTCACGCTGGAGAACGGCGAGCTCGCCTTCCAGAGCTATTACAAGATGCCAGCGGCTCAGACCCAGGATGAGGTCTGCACCGCGCACAACGGCTCGCTTCTCCCGATTCCGGGCCGGGACGTCATGGTGCAGTCGTTTTATGAGGGAGGGATCACAGTCTTCGACTGGACCGATGCCGCGAACCCGTTCGAAATCGCCTTCTTCGACATGGGGCCGGCTCTCGAAGGCGCCGCCGGCTTCTGGTCGTCCTATTGGTACAACGGCGTGATCGTGGGGTCGGACGAGGGGCGCGGAATGTACATCTGGGAGCTAACCCCCGGCCCGTATATGTCGCAGAACGAGATCGACGCGGCTCGAACCGTGCGCCAGGAGCAGTTCAACGCCCAGGACCAGCCGCACTACGTGTGGCCGCCCAGCTTCGCGCTCGCGGGGGCCTACCTCGACCAGCTGGAACGGAATGCGGGGCTCCCAGCACCGCGGATCGCTACGGTGCGAAGTGCGCTCACGGGTGCGCAGGCTGCGGCCGGCTCCGCGCGACGGGGCGCTCTCGCCGACTTGGCGTCTTCCCTTTCGAACGATGTGGCGACCGCCGCCGATCGAGGGCGTGCCGAACGTCTCGCGCAGGCGGTCGAAGCCCTCTCGCGAGTCCAGTAGAGGAAAAGGCTCTGCAAGGTCGGAGTCGGAGCGGGTGGAAAGCGAGGTCCCGGACGGGTGTCCGGGACCTCGCGACACGTTGAACCCCCTTCAAAAGGAGCTGATCGATGCACTTGCGCGAATTCTTTGCGGCGGCGGCCATCCTGGTGGCGATCGCGTCCGGGACGGAGCTCTCCGCCCAGGAGGCTCGCCAATACATCAACGAACGATCCGCGGCCAGCCCCGGGGGACCCCCCTTCAGCGGTGCGGTGATGGTCGGAAATACGCTGTACCTGTCCGGTATGCTTGGGGTCGGCAGCGGCCTCGCCCTGACGGTCGAACAGGAGGCGGCCGCCGTCCTGAACAACGTTCAGGACGTACTCGAGGCGGCCGGAATGACGATGGACGACCTGGTCTCGGTCCAGATCTTCGCCTCCGACCTTTCGACGTACGACACCTTCAACGCGGTCTATCGGGACTATTTCCTGCGGGAGTTTCCGGCGCGCGCCTTCATCGGAACCGGAGAGCTCCTGCAGGGAGCTCGCTTCGAGGTGATGGGGGTAGCGGCGAAGCGGCCGGCTCAATGACGAGCCCTTATCTCGTCCCCTTCGACGGCTCCTTTCGTATCGCGGGGACTCCGATCGCCCGGCCGCCGGAAACTCCCGAGAAGAAGGATCTCGAGAAAGCGCTCGCCGCCGCCGTCAAGGAGCTCGGCGAGCTCCAGCGCCGGCTTTACGAGGAGGACCGCTGGGCCGTCCTCGCAGTCTTCCAGGCGCTGGACGCGGCTGGAAAAGACAGCACCATCCGGGCGGTCTTCACCGGAGTGAACCCCACAGGCTGCCGGGTCTCTTCGTTCAAGCAGCCGTCTGCGCTCGAGGTCGACCACGACTTCCCCTGGCGTTCTACCGCGCGTCTTCCCGAGCAAGGCACCATCGAGGTGTTCAACCGAAGCTACTACGAGGAGGAGAGGAAGGAAGGCTCCTTCGGAGATGGCGCCTTCAGCACGGATCAGGCCCCCCTTCGCATTCGTCCTCAGTGATCCGCAAGAATGGCGATCACATAAAGCAGGCCGAGGCCCACGGCGAAAAAGACGAAGTGGAGCAGGTTCGCACGGAACGTATGCGCCTTGTTGACTTCCGGCACCAGATCGGACGCGCCCATGTACAGGAAGTTGCCTGCGGCCAACGGCACCAGCCAACGAACGTCCACCTGCAGCGACCCGACGTATGCGACCAGGCCGCCGACGAGGAACGTCAGCCCGGACAACACGTTGAACAGAAGCGCGGTGCTCTTCTTCCACCCGCCGTGAACGAGCACCCCGAAGTCACCAAGCTCCTGTGGAACTTCGTGCGCGGCCGCGGCGAGCCAGGCTGCGATGCCGAGTCGCACATCCACGAGGAACACACCCGCGATCGCCAGGCCGCCAAGAAAGTTGTGGAGCCCATCTCCGATCAGGATGAGATAGGTGAGGGGTTCCCTGCATTCGGCGGAGGCTCTGTGGCAGTGGTGCCAATGGAGAAACTGCTCGAGCCCGAAGAACAGCAAGAACCCCAGCGCCACCCAAGCGAAGGTGGTCAGGGGCGGCAGGCTGATCAGCGATCCCGGAATCATGTGGAAGAGGGCACCTCCCACGAGGGATCCCGCCGCAAAGGCCACGAGCGGCAACAGGATCTTCCGGAGCGTCGCTTCGCGCAGCACCAGAGTCAGGCTGCCGACCAGCGCGAGCGCGCTCATCGCGATGCCGCTGAGCAGGATCCAGAGTAAGGTCGTCACGGGTCGGCCGCGACAACAACAAACGCCCCACGCCCGGTGCCGGGACGCACCGGTTCGATTTCCGTGATCTCGAGGAGGGGACGAAGGAGCGCTTGCCCCCAGGCCCGTGCGTCGAATCCCCCTCCGCGCAACAACTCCCCGACCTCGGCGGCAGAATAGAAGGTGGCCCCACGATAGAAGGTGCTCTCCGCCTGGTGTTCGAGGTAGGTCTGGCCGAGCCGGCTCTCTCGATCGATGAAGCCGATCACGAGCCTACCATCGCGCCGTAGGACGCGGTGAACCTCGGCGATCATTCTCTCCGCCGAATCCACGAAGCAGATCGTCGTGACGATGAGCGCATAGTCGAAGGATCCATCGGGAAACGGGAGCGCTTCGGCAATCCCCTTCACGGCCGCGACTCCCCGGCCGGCGGCCCGGGCGAGCATCGCATCCGACGGATCGATTCCCACCCGCACTCCGAGCGGCCCGGCAAAACGACCCGTGCCGACACCGATCTCGAGACCGTGCCCTTCCCACGGGATCAGCGGTCTCAGCGCAAGAAGCTCCGTGACGTAGGCTGCCCGATGCGCCTCGAACCACTCATCATACCGCTCGCAGTGGGTCTCAAATGGACTGATACTTCCCACGACCGACGTCCTCGGCGAGCGCTGTAAGGAGCGAGAGAGGCCCGCGACAGCCCGCGGGCCGTGACGGTCGTCTTCATCCATCCGTTTGGTCAATATTGGTCACATCGTCGCGGAGAACGTTCGGGCTCAGCACCTCCTCCTCTTCCGCGCGCATGTGCCCCTCCAACTCTTCGATCGCGGCGAGAGCTGCGTGGGTGGCGACGGTGAAGTCCTTGCTCTCGGCCGCGGCCCGGATTGCTTCCAGAAGGCGACGATGTTCCTGGCGGTGGTGTTCGTCCAGACGTGCGGCGCGTATGGATCCCCAGGCATCAATTGTGGGGACGATATCGTCAAGAAGCTGTTCCTCTCGTGCGTTGTGAGCGTCGATGGCATCGCCCAGCGCATGGAGGAGCCGGCCGAGCTCACTTGCCGCGGAGGCGGTGGGCGGACGTTCCGCCAGCTCCTTCACCCCTTCGGCCAGGCCCCTCACGGATGCATGCTGTGAGAGAAGCTCTTGACGGATGTCCGACAATGGTCTCAAGGGGCTTCCTCCGAGCAGCGGAAAACGAAGAGTCGATCCGGGTTGCGAGGACGAAGATGGCGACCTGCCGAATGTGGGGCTAGGAAGCAGTATTCTCTCGCCATGGCTCCGTCGGAGACGTCTCGAATCGCTGGAGGCAACGATGAAGTATGATCGACCTGCACGCACGGCCGGCCTTCGCCATGTGGCGCTCCGCGTTCACGCTTTCGACGATTGCCTGAGGTTCTACACAGACCTGATGGGCATGGAGGTCGAGTGGAGACCGGATGAGGAGAGTGTCTTTTTGACATCGGGGAACGACAACCTGGCGCTGCACAAGTCCAGCGAGCCATCAGCCGCGGAACGCCAGCGCCTAGATCATCTCGGCTTCATCATTGACAGGCTCGGCGACGTGGACCGATGGCACGAGTACCTTCGAGAAAGCGGTGTCCCCATCCTGAAGGCGCCGAAGACCCATCGGGATGGAGCGCGGAGCTTCTTCTGTGAGGATCCGGACGGCACGATGATCCAGATCATCTTTCACCCGCCCCTCTCACTTGGATGAGTCCGAGGTCAACGTCGCCGGGGGTGGAGTCCGGCGTTCGGGCGGACCCGAACTCTCGCCGGCGGAAACATCCGCCGCGCGATGGCGTGGCCGCCTGGCACGACGTATGCGCATCCGTGCCCCCGGGTCCGGAGTCGCAGATGGCGTTGCTCGAGGATCGCGACCGAGCCGTTCTGACGATCACGGTCGACGAGCACAGAGGCCGTCGGGGCAAATCGCCTGGCGAGGAGGAGAGAGGCCACATGACGGACACTCCGGCGCTCGGCGAAGCCTCGTTCGACGTACCCTTCTCCCAGAACGAGAAGGCCGAGCCGAGCGGCCTCCTCCGAGTGGGACGCACAGGTGAGACCCTGTACTTCGAGCTCGTCGAGGTCTCGGGCCCCGAGAGGGAAAACGGGCCCTTCGAGTGCGCAAGGTTCTTCCTTCCCGCCCGCGCCGGTACCGAGATCCTTGACACCCTGTACGCACTCCTGGACGACGACGCCGCCTGCGCGATCGCGGCCATCGATGAGGAGCACACCTGGGTTGCCGATCGGACCGCAGCAGCCGGCAGGTTGTCGCTGCGGATCCACCCGGGCGACATCTTCAACTGGAAGTCTTCGGACTGGCACGTCGCGCTGGACCTGCCGGTCGGAATCCTCCCCGCGCTTACGGAGGCGATGGCGCAACTGGCCGGCCCTCCGTAGGGGCGTGCCCGGGGCACGAAAGCGCGGCATCGAATGGGACTTCTCGACCCGCTCCCGGGACAAGGTGGCCGTGCCGACGCGCTGTGACCCGGTGACGGGGGATGACGATGCCTCTCTCATCCTTTGGAACTAGTTCCTTCGGATTACCGAGGGGGAAAGCCTCCCTCCCTCGGGTGTGATCCGAAAGTGAACCCGATGTGTGATGGTCATCCCGCCCCGTATTCGCCGATCTTTCCTCCGTCGGGGGAATCGGCGCCGCGGTCCACGCCGGCCCCGGGCCGCTTCCCCGGGAGTTCGCTGGGGAAGCTCGGCCTCAGCCAAATGGGTCCCCTACAACCCAGAAGGAGGCCATCATGTCGAACCATGGATCCCCGGGGGCGAGCCCGCGCGAGGAGTTGCATTTCCGATCGGAAGGGAACGGTGCCCTATCAACGGGCACCGACGGCAACGAATTACGGTTCGCCGGGAGCCCGGAACGGGCGGCGCAACCCTTCTCGATCTTCCGCGCGGGAGTCCCCGAGGTGGGGGTGGACAGGTACCGGGACACCGTGGACGCGGTGGGACGCCTGGCGGGAAAGGTCGCCCACCATCTGAACAACCTGCTCACGGTGGTGGAGGGTAACATATCGGAGATCGAGGCTTCTCTGGAGGATCGGAGATGCGCCTCTGAACTCCGTGAGATTCGCGACGCGTGCGGTCGGGCGTCGGGACTCACCACGCGGCTCCTCTCCATCAGCGGATACCGCTGGTGCGAACCCCGCGTCGTCGATCTCCGGACTCTCGTGTCGGGCATGGACCT
The window above is part of the Gemmatimonadota bacterium genome. Proteins encoded here:
- a CDS encoding DUF305 domain-containing protein → MRPSTRRESVLSPGCHKTRSALHLTLVLVSGTACGSGASAPAPAPIPLASGAGVVTGGSDDFIERAAAAAAAYTPADVEFMSGMIPHHAQAIVMAGWCPSQAAGGQLRALCERIAISQRDEIRMMRDWLAERGEVVPDSMATRHLMRMGDTIHAMLMPGMLTDEELATLGRARGTEFDRLFLTGMIGHHFGAITMVETLFAQPAAGQEETVFRFASDVLADQSAEIQRMQGMLEGIPR
- a CDS encoding RidA family protein; the encoded protein is MHLREFFAAAAILVAIASGTELSAQEARQYINERSAASPGGPPFSGAVMVGNTLYLSGMLGVGSGLALTVEQEAAAVLNNVQDVLEAAGMTMDDLVSVQIFASDLSTYDTFNAVYRDYFLREFPARAFIGTGELLQGARFEVMGVAAKRPAQ
- a CDS encoding ZIP family metal transporter, which produces MSALALVGSLTLVLREATLRKILLPLVAFAAGSLVGGALFHMIPGSLISLPPLTTFAWVALGFLLFFGLEQFLHWHHCHRASAECREPLTYLILIGDGLHNFLGGLAIAGVFLVDVRLGIAAWLAAAAHEVPQELGDFGVLVHGGWKKSTALLFNVLSGLTFLVGGLVAYVGSLQVDVRWLVPLAAGNFLYMGASDLVPEVNKAHTFRANLLHFVFFAVGLGLLYVIAILADH
- a CDS encoding class I SAM-dependent methyltransferase, with translation MGSISPFETHCERYDEWFEAHRAAYVTELLALRPLIPWEGHGLEIGVGTGRFAGPLGVRVGIDPSDAMLARAAGRGVAAVKGIAEALPFPDGSFDYALIVTTICFVDSAERMIAEVHRVLRRDGRLVIGFIDRESRLGQTYLEHQAESTFYRGATFYSAAEVGELLRGGGFDARAWGQALLRPLLEITEIEPVRPGTGRGAFVVVAADP
- a CDS encoding hemerythrin domain-containing protein, with protein sequence MRPLSDIRQELLSQHASVRGLAEGVKELAERPPTASAASELGRLLHALGDAIDAHNAREEQLLDDIVPTIDAWGSIRAARLDEHHRQEHRRLLEAIRAAAESKDFTVATHAALAAIEELEGHMRAEEEEVLSPNVLRDDVTNIDQTDG
- a CDS encoding VOC family protein; this encodes MKYDRPARTAGLRHVALRVHAFDDCLRFYTDLMGMEVEWRPDEESVFLTSGNDNLALHKSSEPSAAERQRLDHLGFIIDRLGDVDRWHEYLRESGVPILKAPKTHRDGARSFFCEDPDGTMIQIIFHPPLSLG